A region from the Melioribacter roseus P3M-2 genome encodes:
- a CDS encoding phosphoribosylanthranilate isomerase, whose protein sequence is MHTRVKICCVNSIEEAWLAIEFGASAIGLVGKMPSGPGIIPDDLIRKIASEIPPPVSTFLLTSETSADKIVEHHSRTHTSAIQIVDEVETYVYASIRKALPSVKIVQVVHVTGEESIDKAVMISENVDLILLDSGNPNLKIKELGGTGRTHNWKISRKIVEQSTAPVFLAGGLNPENINRAIEEVNPFGVDVCSGVRTGGKLDPLKLEKFFAGIS, encoded by the coding sequence ATGCATACCAGAGTTAAAATATGCTGCGTCAATTCGATTGAAGAAGCCTGGTTGGCAATAGAATTCGGAGCTTCCGCTATCGGATTGGTCGGGAAAATGCCGAGCGGTCCGGGTATAATACCCGACGACTTAATTCGTAAAATTGCGTCCGAAATTCCTCCGCCCGTTTCAACCTTTCTGCTTACAAGCGAAACTTCCGCCGATAAAATTGTCGAACATCATTCCAGAACCCACACGTCTGCAATTCAAATTGTCGACGAAGTTGAAACTTACGTCTACGCTTCGATAAGGAAAGCGCTCCCTTCCGTGAAAATCGTTCAGGTAGTGCATGTAACCGGAGAAGAATCGATTGATAAAGCCGTAATGATTTCTGAGAATGTCGATCTTATCCTGCTGGACAGCGGCAATCCGAATCTTAAAATAAAAGAGCTGGGCGGAACCGGAAGAACCCACAATTGGAAAATCAGCCGCAAAATAGTAGAACAATCAACAGCGCCAGTCTTCCTTGCCGGAGGTCTAAATCCCGAAAATATTAACCGCGCTATCGAAGAAGTGAATCCGTTCGGGGTAGACGTATGCAGCGGCGTCAGAACCGGCGGAAAATTAGACCCGCTTAAACTTGAGAAATTCTTTGCGGGTATATCTTAA
- a CDS encoding aminotransferase class V-fold PLP-dependent enzyme — protein MEINEIRNLFPHLKTEQIYFNHAALGPWSKPLLERLELYARQRSGEKIENFKFFLRWNASAKSKLARLLNTKSGRIAWTDNVSNSLNILAQGLSWKTGDQIIINDLEFPSNVYPFLNLKKHGVEITIVKNRNGTVDLEDIEKAITTRTKLISISSVQFLTGYRANIEEIGKLCRNKGITFCVDAIQGVGVINTDVEKYNVDFLTGGTQKWLMSMEGLAYFYITEELQEKIDQKFVGWTSVEDAWNLLDYNLILKKDADRFQNGTMNTLGVALFDAMLDIFTKYGIGNIEKRILENTNYFIEQLSESGFEPVLKNTPESNRAGIVTIPVDNPEIIFEELERHEIHCSLRQGLIRFSPHFYNTKDEIDRTIDILKKSAGKNI, from the coding sequence ATGGAAATAAACGAGATCAGGAATCTCTTTCCTCATTTAAAAACAGAACAAATCTACTTCAATCACGCGGCTCTCGGACCATGGTCAAAGCCTTTGCTGGAACGGCTGGAACTGTATGCTCGCCAGAGGAGCGGCGAAAAAATCGAAAACTTTAAATTTTTTCTGAGATGGAACGCCTCTGCAAAATCCAAACTTGCGCGCCTGCTCAATACAAAAAGCGGCAGAATTGCCTGGACGGATAACGTATCTAACAGTCTTAACATACTCGCGCAGGGACTTAGCTGGAAAACCGGCGACCAAATTATAATAAACGACCTGGAATTTCCTTCGAATGTCTATCCGTTTTTGAATTTGAAAAAACACGGCGTGGAAATTACAATAGTAAAAAACCGTAACGGAACGGTCGACCTGGAAGATATTGAAAAAGCCATAACAACAAGGACAAAATTAATTTCGATAAGCTCGGTGCAATTTCTTACGGGTTACAGGGCAAATATCGAAGAGATCGGTAAATTATGCAGAAATAAAGGAATAACTTTCTGCGTCGATGCAATTCAAGGCGTCGGCGTAATTAATACGGACGTAGAAAAATATAACGTGGATTTTTTAACCGGCGGAACTCAAAAATGGCTGATGTCGATGGAAGGATTGGCGTATTTTTACATTACTGAAGAATTGCAGGAAAAAATCGATCAGAAATTCGTAGGCTGGACTTCGGTTGAAGACGCCTGGAATTTGTTGGACTACAATCTTATTCTAAAAAAAGACGCCGACCGTTTTCAAAACGGCACAATGAATACTCTGGGCGTTGCCCTATTCGACGCCATGCTCGATATTTTTACTAAATACGGAATCGGGAACATCGAAAAAAGAATTCTTGAAAATACGAATTATTTTATCGAACAATTATCCGAATCGGGTTTCGAGCCCGTGTTAAAAAATACTCCTGAAAGCAATCGTGCTGGGATAGTTACAATACCGGTCGACAACCCCGAAATAATATTTGAAGAGCTTGAAAGGCATGAAATTCATTGTTCGCTGAGACAGGGTCTGATCCGTTTTTCACCTCATTTTTACAACACTAAAGACGAAATAGACCGGACGATCGACATCCTTAAGAAGTCGGCGGGAAAAAACATTTAA
- a CDS encoding phosphohexomutase domain-containing protein: MERIPGFKAYDIRGKVPSELNGDLAYKVGRAVAKYLDAKLIVIGHDVRPSSPELSEALAKGLTDAGCDVIDIGLCGTEMIYFATPHFNADGGVMITASHNPPEYNGLKFVREGSKPLGYDSGLNEVEKMILNDDLGEIAEVKGAVQKKDVMDEFIRHINKFYNPDKIAPFKVVVNAGNGCVGPALDRLEKLLPIKMVKVFHEPDSRFPNGVPNPLLPENRQPTIDAIKESGADLGVAWDGDYDRCFFFDENGNFIEGYYIVALLAKSILRNHPGEKIVYDPRLTWNTVDVVTKAGGVPVISKSGHAFIKQKMREVNAIYGGEMSAHHYFRENSYSDSGLIPFLLILQLLSEENAKLSELVGEMIKAYPCSGEINSKIPDPAGKLAAIKEKYSDGKIDELDGVSVEYPDWRFNVRMSNTEPLLRLNVEARGDIELMRKKTEELLNFIRS, translated from the coding sequence ATGGAAAGAATCCCTGGGTTCAAAGCGTATGATATTCGTGGGAAAGTCCCTTCTGAACTGAATGGCGATCTGGCTTATAAAGTAGGCCGAGCCGTCGCAAAATATCTCGACGCCAAATTAATCGTAATCGGTCACGATGTTCGCCCTTCTTCTCCCGAATTATCGGAAGCTTTGGCAAAAGGGCTTACGGATGCAGGATGCGACGTTATCGATATCGGATTGTGCGGCACGGAAATGATCTACTTTGCCACTCCTCATTTTAACGCCGACGGCGGAGTGATGATTACAGCAAGCCATAATCCGCCCGAATATAACGGACTTAAATTTGTCAGAGAAGGCTCCAAACCTCTCGGTTACGATTCAGGACTGAACGAAGTCGAAAAAATGATACTCAACGACGATTTGGGCGAAATTGCGGAAGTTAAAGGCGCGGTGCAAAAGAAAGACGTAATGGACGAGTTTATCCGCCATATAAATAAATTCTACAATCCGGATAAAATTGCTCCTTTCAAAGTGGTTGTAAATGCCGGGAACGGCTGCGTAGGACCGGCGCTCGACAGGCTCGAAAAACTTCTTCCTATTAAAATGGTCAAAGTGTTTCACGAGCCCGACTCGCGATTCCCGAACGGAGTTCCGAATCCTCTTCTGCCGGAGAACAGACAACCGACCATCGATGCCATCAAAGAAAGCGGAGCCGATCTAGGAGTAGCGTGGGACGGCGACTACGACCGCTGCTTTTTCTTCGACGAAAACGGCAATTTTATCGAAGGCTATTATATTGTCGCTTTGCTGGCAAAATCGATTTTACGAAATCATCCCGGCGAAAAAATCGTTTACGATCCGCGTTTAACATGGAACACAGTTGACGTAGTTACCAAAGCCGGAGGAGTGCCGGTTATTTCCAAGAGCGGACATGCGTTCATTAAACAAAAGATGAGGGAAGTAAACGCAATCTACGGCGGTGAAATGTCGGCTCATCATTACTTCAGGGAAAATTCTTACTCCGACAGCGGTTTGATTCCGTTCTTGCTGATTCTCCAGCTGCTTTCGGAAGAGAATGCCAAATTATCCGAGCTCGTAGGCGAAATGATTAAAGCTTATCCGTGCTCGGGAGAAATTAATTCAAAAATTCCCGACCCGGCTGGCAAACTGGCTGCCATTAAAGAAAAATACAGCGACGGAAAGATTGACGAACTCGACGGCGTTAGCGTGGAATATCCGGATTGGCGGTTTAATGTGAGAATGAGCAATACTGAACCTCTGTTGAGGCTCAATGTGGAAGCCAGAGGCGACATCGAATTAATGCGTAAAAAAACAGAGGAATTGCTTAATTTTATCAGAAGTTAA